The nucleotide window AAGGTGAACACAGAAGAATGTATTTGGCTTACAAGATTGTGAGCTTCATAAAAAAATCAGGATGCTACTATTCCAGTTGACCTTCAAATACTTTCGATACGCATTGCTGATCAAGTAGTTGTAAGGTGCAAATATTCCTTGTGAACCTCTCTTGTGAGATAATATGGGCACCTGCAgaatacatacatacatattgTGGAAGAAACCAGAAACATAAGACAAGGAAggagaaacaaatatatatatgttgaagaAGCAAAACAGAGGCAGGCACTTACGGTCCAGAATCTTTTCCAATATTGACCAAAACCTCAACGTCAACAATATCAGGGATATTCTTCAAAGCGCCAAAGGTAGTGACAAGCATTAGGGAGTGCCTTTCCTCGGAGTCTCATTAACGCATAACTGCTCGCGTGATCCGCATCTTAGGCCTTATTGAAAAAGAAATTAGAACACGAGATGATTgattatataaaagaaatataaattgGCAAAGGGGAGACCTATAGCTACATCTTTTAAGTTCTTTAATAACTTGACGGAGCTGACGAGACGCATAAACTATGGTAGGAAAACCTCCTCCTTGCCCCCCTCCTTACGGGTGGAGAAACTGCCCAGGCTCTTTCTCCAGGCTAAGGTGGCACACAGAAGACAAAGAGTTTTCCCAAGAGTTTTCCCAGTTCCAGTTGGACTCTCCAGAAGCGCGTTACATTTCTGCAGCAGAATAAACAATCACAAGGCGAGAATAGATAAATCAAACAAAAGTGCGATTCAAAGGAGAGCGCAACTCAAGTACGTTTTTGGAGAGCCTCGATAACTTTGTCCATGTAAATGATCTGACAAGGGTAGGCCTCGAATGGAAACTCGACATTGATGCCTGTAGACTgccatctttctttctttcgaAAATCTCCTGAAATGCTGCTCTTTTGTGATTTTCCCGCCGTTTAGGGCTTCCGGATTGACCCACCCACCCTTTCAACCTCACCTATTCTAACCCATTCATTTGCTTTTAAGGCCCATAATCCAACccataaattagtttaaaaggCCCATTAACCTAACTTCTCTTTTCTTGGGTGGGTTTTTTTTAATCGCTCGATTCTAGTTTGAACCGCCAACCATTCTCCAGCCGCCAAGACTGCATCGCTCTTGTTTCTTACGGTtgattgcttcttttttttttgtaggttgGTCTGTTCCAGAAAAGCTTAAACTGTAAGCTTATATATATCAGTTGAATCGGCAACTGTAAGCCAAATTACAGCTCTTATGATCATCCAATGCAATTGTTCATTAGGTGAAATTACTTAAAGGACTGAGTGCGTTCCCTTACCCAACTTGTACATCctttaatttatgtttatattttactCTTCCCCTAGTTGCAGGTTttggaagatgaagaagttgtACTTCCCATCTCATAAGAACAAGCGGAGGAAACTACTAAGATGAACACTGACAAAGCTTAGGGTGAGGCAGCTGACGTCAGAGAATCCCACTCAAGGGAGTGCCTAAAATTCTCTGTATTTAGTTCTTCCTTTCGATGACGATTTCTAGCAAGTATCTTTTTAATGTTCCTAGTATAGTGGTTTTCTTCTTTATACTTTATAGATGTTAACTAAATGTAATGCCATTTTGCTACCTCTTTCTGAACTGTTGTTGTTACAAGCGAATGAAATGGATCCTTCCTTCATTAGAGTGTTAACGTACATATCTGATTTCCCAAAGCTCGACATCTTCTCCTCTATCGTAGCCCTGGGTGTACTGAGGGATCTGTTTGAGGTCGATGCGGTTGCCCACAAAAAAACTCTTCTTGTCGGAAAGATCGCCTGTTCCATACCCACTTAATTGAATCATCTCTAAAATTCATTAACAAACATTGAAGCATACAGGTAGCCAGTATATCTTACAAAGGGCGTCTTCTTTGATGTATCTTCTGAAGCATGCGTAGCCATTGGCAACAACGTTGAGATCGTCTAGGCTGAAGTTGTATCTTTTCTCCAAACCCAGATATAGTACCTGccaattaacatatttataaatgtaaatGTGGTTGGTTGCTTTTAAAAGTTTCCAATAAGTTATATACAGTAGTACCTTGTCACAACCCAAGGACATGAGTCTCTTTAACATGCTGAACAAGGCAATGGTTAGATCATCGCTGTAGATCACATCTGCTGCAAAAATGAAGCTAGCACTTTTGACTAGTTCAAAGTCCTGGAAGCTCCAACAAAACCTGAACGAACGAACACAGGCGCAGCTTATAATGTGAAGGGATCACAAGTAAAGAGGAGATGAAGATGATTCATTACGGTTTAGGATCAGCATGGGTAACTTGAAGAGGCCATTCGCTCATCCAGTTGAGGTCACGAACATTAACAATAGCTTGAGGGTGAAAGAGGGAAGAATTCAATTCCACGTTCCGAAGACAGTTGCCAAGAATTTGGTCTCCGTGGTCTATTGTACAAGAGAAGGTGGGTGAGATATATATAGCAATAGTTTGAGTTTGAGAGGAAGGATGTGAAGAAGGTGCACCAGTAAGGAAAACAGCCTTGGCCACCCGTGCAAGCAATATACCGAGCAGCCCTGGAAAATTGATAAGAAGATATGCATTTGGTGAAGGAATGTATTATTTAGAGTTGAAAAAGAAAACCTGTTCCAGCACCGAGTTCAAGGCACACAAGGCCATTGAGTAGAGACATGTTATGCAATACAAAATCTGATAAGACGAGTTGTGATTTCCAGACCTGAAGAGAGGAGGGAGTGGTGGAGGCGATAAGCAGAGAGAGAGCATAGGGgaaaagaaaaagcaaagagagaagagagcagAGAGACAGGAACTTGCCTGCAGACCAACATCAGGGAGGGTTGATGTGATAGAATGCTGAATGGTGACAGTAAACGACGACCCGTGACCGTGAGAGGATGGGCCTGTTGGTTCTTAGGAAAGTAAATGCTACAGATAGATGATGACAAACAAGTGATTCGATGGAGAGGCTTCCTTACTGGTTCTTCGCCGCCTAGGAAGAAGAAGGTCACCATCTTTATCAATCATCGAGGAGGGATCGAGTAGTAGTGGACAAGAAGAGAAGGTGAATCGGGAAATAAAGGGTCCGATAGTGGTGGGTGGGCAACCCAGATGAATCTCGCTCATCACATGATCATTCTCTGAATCCTCCATCGTTCTTAGGCTCTCTCGAGAAAGAATCTAGTTGGAATTCGTCGATTTTTAGGCTTCTTCGTGCAGATTTAGGGATCGCTGGGGGtgtttttatcttcttttttttttaataaaaaaaaaaaaaactaagctttttttttgaatcaacaCTCTTTCTCGGTTTACAAAGAAATCATTCACAGACACAGACACGAATGGTAACTGAAGAAGAAAGATCAGTTTCGTGTGAGAGCATCTACGCGAGCCGCGACCTCATCAAAATCTGGGACGTTGGGCTGCCACCCACGACGCTGTTCGACGACTCATCTTCCTTGTCCCCTCTCCGCTTGCTTTCTCCATTGACTCTGTCCTCATGTCCGTAGAGCCTCTGCTCTAAAGACTTGGCATCCCATTTGATGGAGTATTCTCTTGCAATCTCCTGGAGCAGCTCTACCTTCATTTCCTTTGACGGTGGCTCCGCTTTGAACCTCTCTACAAGCTGCATCATCGATGATTGTAACAAACTAGGTGGTGACTGGTTCTCTTGTTTTTCTATTGAGAGTATAgagaatgtatatatatacctcAGGATCTCACAGACTCTTCCCGTATCTCTCAGCAAACAAGGACCTGAGATTGCAAAGCTCAGGCACTTCAGAGACTCTAGCGGCCGCATACACAAGGGACGAGATGGCCTCGCGACACTCATCAGGGCATTTACTGTCCCACCAatactctttttttgtttacatgGATGATCGATCAATCCCAATGTAAAAAGGCAAAAGAAGGTGTTTTTGATTTACTGTACCTGGAATTCTGTAAGAGAGATACATTGGATGCAACACAGACGCAGAATTGCTCCAACAGCTCATAACAAGACAGCCTCCGCTTCTCTTCAATAAGCCCTTGTGCTTGCCACACTCGCAAGCATGAGATCATTTTCCTCCCTCATAAGTTAGACTCTGAATTAGAACTTAGTTTTCATCCCTTCTCTCCATCAGCAgactctgaaaaaaaaattagaacccCCTTCCAAGTTTTTGATTATTTAGTTGAATTACTTTAGAGAGGAGGAGTTCGTGTTACTAAAAACCAACGATTCTTGGACACATTTGATTATAGTTATAATAACATGTGATCTCTTTTATTGaaccaaaagaaacaaacattttGGATCGCAATTGGGATTGGGCCCATAAAATGGCTAATGTCATTTGATCGCCCTAACCCCTACCTAACAGAAGCAGGTCGTCAACGCAAAGGTAGGTGGCCTGTTTAGATTTAGGGATGGATCAATGCTTTGAGTAATTTGGTCGTATCCACTAATTAGGGAAGAAAGGCGAAGCAAAGAGCCAAAgctagtaaaaagaaagattacCATGGGTGTTAATTCAAGTGTTATTTCTTGTTCTGAATTTGAGTTCTGCATACTTTACATCCACTCCTTTATATAGCCAAATCTCAAAATGCATTGTATAAATCAGAATCTTCGTGTCTTGTTCCAGAATCCAAACTATGTCCGCATTTCAGAATACACACGCAGAATCAATGTTTCGCTAATCATTATACAAAATTTCAATGGAAAGATAGATCAGGTATAGTACGTTGGATTGATCTGGCCAGAAGGAAGATGAGAAGTTCCCAGGACACTTGTGCTTAGCTCTGCTTGTTTGTAGTTTCTAGtctaaaagtttttaaaaagaacTTCTAGCCTATTCGACTACTTTCGCTTTCTTCTTATTATTGTGTCCCTACgtaaatgagaaaaaaataaactaaaagagAGAGATACAGATGTTTGTCTACTCCACGTTTCTCCTTCTTAGttgtctttttatttatttacaataaaAGATAATGATGTGATGATAGTGGATTGCGTGGCACTTCATTTGAATCTccataaaacatatttatttgatTCTTCCGCCAATTCATAAAAGAAGTGGAGTGTGAATTTGGGTGGATTTAGTTTAATAGGAACCATGATTGTTTTAGCTTATCATCAAAGTataattcatttttctttttttataaataactgaacatgtgaaataaagaaaaataataaacagaGGAAACAAGCAAGTTTTGGCAGGAAGAGAGATGTAAAGGTGGCGGGAGTGGGTTGGGTGAGATCATACGAAAAGGACGGTGCCCTCTCTCAATCTTTTATCTTCCTTCTTCGACGAAAACTATGAGAGCTTTTGTTTCACGTTTCTCATCGCCAAAAAAGGACAAAATCCCAATCCGCTTTTTACTCGGAAAGTTGTAGACGTACACAATCAAATCCCTCGGGGCAAGAGCTTTCAGGTGAAGGCATTGAatcttctacaaaaaaaaaaaaaaaaaaactctttcttAAAAGAATACTAAATCGAAGAAGAAAGATATCGACATGGATTTCTGGCCGGAGTTTATGGCGAGCAGCTGGGGAAGGGAGTTCGTCGCCGGTGGATTCGGAGGCGTTGCCGGTATTATTTCCGGCTATCCCTTGGACACGCTGAGAATTCGTCAGCAACAGAGCTCCAAATCCGGATCTGCCTTCACCATTCTCCGCCGGATGCTCGCCGTGGAGGGTCCCTCCTCACTCTACAGAGGCATGTCTGCCCCCTTGGCATCCGTCACCTTTCAGGTTCTtctttcttagattcacctttattttatttttttatcacagCATCTCATGAATATCCCATCCATCCTCTcatcataactttttttttttaattaaaagaaaagcaTCGACTCCACTGGCATATTCACATGTGATCTActcatcgtcttcttcttcttcttgtgatCATGTCACAGAATGCTATGGTATTCCAGATATATGCCATACTCTCTCGCTCCTTTGATTCCTCTGTTCCCATGGAAGAGCCTCCTTCCTACAGAGGCGTTGCTCTTGGTGGGGTTGGCACTGGCGCTGTGCAGAGCCTCTTGCTTAGCCCCGTTGAGCTCATCAAGATTCGTCTTCAGCTGCAGCAGAGCAACAGCGGCCCCATCAGTTTGGCTAAGACCATCCTTAGGAGAGAAGGGCTCAAAGGGATATACAAAGGCCTCACCGTAACTGTTCTCAGAGATGCTCCAGCTCACGGGTTTTACTTCTGGACTTACGAGTACGTACGAGAAATGCTTCATCCCGGCTGCAGGAAGAGTGGAGAAGAAACTCTTAGGACCATGCTGGTCGCAGGTGGCTTGGCCGGTGTGTCCAGTTGGGTCATTTGCTATCCTCTTGATGTCGTCAAGACCAGGCTTCAACAAGGAGGTCATGGGGCTTACGAGGGCATAGCCGATTGTTTTCGTAAAAGCATCGCACAGGAAGGCTATGGAGTTCTCTGGCGTGGCCTCGGGACTGCAGTTGCCAGGGCCTTTGTTGTTAACGGTGCCATTTTTGCTGCTTATGAGGTTGCCTTGAGGTGTTTATTCACTCAATTGACGTCCGCTGATGTTGTCACAAGAGATTTGAGTAAAAAGCCAAAAGAAGACGCCTTGAAGATTCATAAAGAGTGAATGTAGTTAATAATATTGTTAGCACAGAAAATTTGAGTTATATTTGCATGGTCATACAAATCTGACTCACTTTATGGACCAAGTAGAAACTCCGTCTGTGATAAATAGTTGTTGCTCCAACTTCTCTGTGCCATAGAGAAGTTGGAAAACCGATCCTAAACACAAAGAAAACAGATGAAATGAAATTTGGTTACCTTAACAAAAGTTTATTTCTCTAATGTGTCAAAGTGGAGAGTCCTACTTCAGTGACAGACTGACAGTAATCTACCCAGATATTGCTACATTTTACTCTCGTCCATGAGTAGTTTCTTAGGTAACCGGCAGGGATTTTAACATATGGTCATACACCTCACACTTGTATGCTACTCCAATACTTTGGCAAAAAGACAGCCAAAAAGACTTGAAACAGAGAGTAgtagtgtttttgtttttaaatccATACCTTATATACGACAATGCAACTTGTTTGGAAGAGAAATTGACACTTTCCATCATTGGTTTAATAGAAGAAGCCCTTTAAACTCAGACCACCGGAGTGAGAAGTGATTTCCCAGCAAAGTGCGCTTCCAAGTTAGCCACCACAAGATCAGCCATGGCATTCTCTGTCTCTACAGTGCTACTCCCAACGTGGGGAAGCAAAACCACATTTTCAAGTGGAAAGAGCTCCTCGGGCACGTGTGGCTCCTGCTCAAACACGTCCAGCGCAGCCCCACCTAGGCGGCCTTCGGTAAGAGCATTTACTAGCTCTTGCTCATCAACATGTGGCCCACGCCCTATGTTAATCAGCACACCCTTTGCTCCTAATGCATCCATGACATGCCGATTCACAATGTGTCTGGTTTCGTCAGTCAATGGGCATGCCACGACGAGGATGTCTGAGTTTTGAGCAAGCTCAACCACCGTTGGATAATACTTGTAGCCTAAATCAGGCTTCACTCTTCTAGAGTAGTAACTGACTGGGCAGCTAAAGGCTTCAGCTCTCTTGGCGATGGCAGTCCCAATTCTACCTAGACCGAGGATGCCCACTGATTTTCCGCTAAACtgaatcaacaaaaaaaaatgttgagtGAAACTAGAGCAGATATAGATCACATATGCGACTGTGATAGTTTCTAATTGTTCAAACAAGCGAGAGTGTGTCAATCCAAATAATAAGAAGAGTAGAGGGACCTTAGTAGCGAGCTGAAAATCGCCATACTCCCATTTACGGCTCCTCACATAGCGATCGCACTCACATAAGCGTCGGAGGAGAGCCAGTATAAGGCCAATCGCGAGATCTGCCACGTCTTCGGTGAGAACGTCCGGAGTGTTGGTGACTCGGATCCCTTTTTCCTTGCATTTCCCCAAATCGATCTTATCGATACCGACGCTGAAGCTGGAGATAATCTCAAGCTTGGGGAGACCATCGATGAGCTCAGCGTCAGCGCCTGTAGAAGCGTTTCCAACGACGGCGCGGATTGAGTTCCGATGAGTCTCCAGAAAGACCGGGAAATTCCAAAAGCGAACAAGGTTGAAGCGCTTCTGAAGCTCGTTCTCGAGGTAGGAGGACATAGGGCACATCATAAGGACTCCGATTGATTCCATACTTTCTAGTTTCTGAAAGGAAAAAAGTTTGCCAGCAGGTGAGTAGGGTAGACTAGATGGCATAAGCTTGATGATAATGTGTCTTGGGCCCTCCTAGGATAGAAAGTGAAGCTACAAAGAGGTAAAAATGAGCCCACCATAACAGAAATGGTGGCCCATTTTCATTTGATCACATGCAAGAACATCTCAAACTTATGGACGGACAAGATTGCACGTCTCAAATTCATGCAACTTAAAACACAACGCACTGGATGTAGCACATTCCCCTTTTGACGATTGTAACTGAGCTATCTAGGGTTCAAGAGATTGGGCTCCTATAGCTATAATATATCTCTCTAATCATCAACTCCCTAATTAATCATATGCTACCGGGTTCTTTTGGTTTCAAAGGATAGAGAGAGGgtt belongs to Brassica rapa cultivar Chiifu-401-42 chromosome A07, CAAS_Brap_v3.01, whole genome shotgun sequence and includes:
- the LOC103832510 gene encoding methyltransferase-like protein 22, whose product is MEDSENDHVMSEIHLGCPPTTIGPFISRFTFSSCPLLLDPSSMIDKDGDLLLPRRRRTSPSSHGHGSSFTVTIQHSITSTLPDVGLQVWKSQLVLSDFVLHNMSLLNGLVCLELGAGTGLLGILLARVAKAVFLTDHGDQILGNCLRNVELNSSLFHPQAIVNVRDLNWMSEWPLQVTHADPKPFCWSFQDFELVKSASFIFAADVIYSDDLTIALFSMLKRLMSLGCDKVLYLGLEKRYNFSLDDLNVVANGYACFRRYIKEDALCDLSDKKSFFVGNRIDLKQIPQYTQGYDRGEDVELWEIRYVR
- the LOC103832508 gene encoding mitochondrial arginine transporter BAC2; this encodes MDFWPEFMASSWGREFVAGGFGGVAGIISGYPLDTLRIRQQQSSKSGSAFTILRRMLAVEGPSSLYRGMSAPLASVTFQNAMVFQIYAILSRSFDSSVPMEEPPSYRGVALGGVGTGAVQSLLLSPVELIKIRLQLQQSNSGPISLAKTILRREGLKGIYKGLTVTVLRDAPAHGFYFWTYEYVREMLHPGCRKSGEETLRTMLVAGGLAGVSSWVICYPLDVVKTRLQQGGHGAYEGIADCFRKSIAQEGYGVLWRGLGTAVARAFVVNGAIFAAYEVALRCLFTQLTSADVVTRDLSKKPKEDALKIHKE
- the LOC103832507 gene encoding glyoxylate/hydroxypyruvate reductase A HPR2, which codes for MPSSLPYSPAGKLFSFQKLESMESIGVLMMCPMSSYLENELQKRFNLVRFWNFPVFLETHRNSIRAVVGNASTGADAELIDGLPKLEIISSFSVGIDKIDLGKCKEKGIRVTNTPDVLTEDVADLAIGLILALLRRLCECDRYVRSRKWEYGDFQLATKFSGKSVGILGLGRIGTAIAKRAEAFSCPVSYYSRRVKPDLGYKYYPTVVELAQNSDILVVACPLTDETRHIVNRHVMDALGAKGVLINIGRGPHVDEQELVNALTEGRLGGAALDVFEQEPHVPEELFPLENVVLLPHVGSSTVETENAMADLVVANLEAHFAGKSLLTPVV